Part of the Moraxella ovis genome is shown below.
ATTTGCATTGATCTGATTAGGATGCATTCAATTTACTAAGCCATGTCGTGATTGCGCAAAAATTCATCCACAACAGCAAACTGCCCAGCAATGGTGTCTTTGCTGTACATCGCTTCACGAAAGGCGTTGGAGTTGGGCAAACCACCTGTGTACCAAGCGATGTGCTTACGAGCAATGCGGCAGCCTGAATATTCACCATAGAATTGATATAGCTCTTCTAAGTGAGTAAGTACAATCTCGCGAAGCTCTGATATGCTAGGCGACGCAAGAAGTTCACCTGTTTGTAGGTAATGATGAATGTCACGAAAAATCCACGGCTTGCCTTGAGCGGCACGTCCGATCATGATGGCATCCGCGCCTGTTAGTTCATAGACGGCTTTGGCTTTTTGTGGGCTGTCGATGTCGCCATTAACGATGACAGGGATTTTGACTTGTTGTTTGACTTGCTTGATAAGGTCATAGCGTGCCTCGCCCGTATAAAAATCCTCTCTGGTGCGTCCATGGATGGCAATGGCAGCAATGCCTGCTTTCTCGGCGATGTCGGCGATTTTTAGGATATTTTCTTGACCGTTGGCGAAGCCCAGCCGAGTTTTTAGGGTGACAGGCACATCCACAGCATCTACGGCGGTCTCTAATAGCTGTCTTACCAGGATTTCATCTTGTAGTAATGCCGAACCTGCCAGTTTTTTGCAGACTTTTTTGGCAGGGCACCCCATGTTAATATCAACAATCTGCGCACCATTAGCCACCTGAAAACGAGTCGCTTCGGCAAGCTTGTCAGGTTCTGCGCCTGCGATTTGAGCAGAGATGGGTGCGATTTCACCATCAAAATTAGCACGATAAAGTGATTTTTTGCGTGCGTATAGAGCGGTATCAGCGATGATCATTTCACTGACTGCGTGACCTGCGCCAAATGACTTGGATAGTCTTCGAAACGGATTATCAGTAACGCCTGCCATTGGGGCAACGATCAGCCGATTGGTGATGGTTTGATTGCCGATATTAAGCGGCGTTAGTAAAGGGTGTGTTGTCATTGCCAAACCTAAAGATCTAAGAAAAAGACCACCAAAATGGCGGTCTTTTTATCATTAAAGCAAAATTACTTGATTTTTGCTTCTTTGAATAGAACGTGTTGGCGAATTTTTGGATCAAATTTTTTGATTTCCATTTTGCCAGGCATGGTACGCTTGTTCTTAGTAGTGGTGTAGAAATAACCAGTACCAGCGGTAGAAACTAGTTTAATTTTATCTCTCATGATCGTGTCCTTAAAACTTAATCTAAATGGAAAAATCTAAAATTAGATTTTTTGACCTTGTGCGCGTAGGTCAGCAAGCACTTTTTCGATGCCGTGCTTGTCAATGATGCGCATACCTTTAGATGATACACGAAGACGTACGAAGCGGTTTTCAGACTCTACCCAAAAACGATGGTTGTGTAGGTTTGGTAGGAAGCGACGACGGGTTTTGTTGTTCGCGTGTGATACGTTGTTACCCACTAGCGGGCGCTTTCCAGTCACTTGACATACTCGAGACATGGTGAACTCCTAATAATACATGGCGCGGATATTGAGCGGTATCGGGTGCGCCGTTTGGACAAGGTGCCTTATAAATGGTATGGACATAGCACAAATTTGACCAAACTATAAAGTTACACCATTCTTTTTTGTTGTTAAAGGCGACAACAATCAAGAAATGGCAGAAAAATTAAAGCCCAAATTATATAGTAAATTTACCCGAATTTCAAGTAAATTCTATCTAATTTGGGATTTTTAGCATTTGTTTAATAGTTAAAATCAAATGTTAAGCATTAACGAGCGGTTAGGGCGTTCTTTTGAAGTCCGATGCCTTGCCAGCCATAATGCATAAAATTACGAATATTGGTATGATCAGTGCCGTCAGGGTTGTCCAATACAGATTGATAATGCTCAGTGAACAGTTTTAGCGTGTCCACTTGATTCAATCCGTGTAGCTTGGCTAGGCTAAATACTTTAGCAGAACCTTCATTGGTGCCAGCTGCATTCACAACTTCGCCATTGCTAAATTCAACAGGCGTGTAGTCATAATTGCCATCGATGAATGCAATCACGTCAGCGAATTTTAGTGCGCCTGTTTCGATGCCATTTAGTATAGCAGAGATACTCATGGTCATGATGTCATCCTGTAATTATCGGTTGAAGTAATCATCATCATCGAATGATGGCGGTGCGAAGTTGCCTTGTTCTAGGTGGCTCATGTGTGCCTGCATAGAACGCTCATGTTGAATGCGCTGATAGATCTCTTCGCGGTGAACAGCGATGTCTTTTGGGGCCTTTACACCTAGGCGAACTTGGTTGCCTTTGACACCAAGAACGGTTACGCTGACTTCATCACCAATCATTAAAGTTTCGCCAACACGGCGAGTTAGGATTAACATAAATAGCTCCTTGCACTATAAAAATAAAGTAAACTCGATTACGATATACGTTGAAATTCACTCACACAAAAACAAAAAATACCAAATACCCAAGTTGCTATTATAAGGCGCATTGGGTGTTTTGTCAGCAGTTTTTAGAATGAGTTATGTAAATTTTTCTTATTAATAATTTACAACCATGCTAAAATCGTTACTATTGTTGATGGAATTTTAAGCAATTATTTGATTAAAATTCCATCAGTTGTCAGGCAATTATAGGCCAGCAACTTTACTTTCACCATCTTCGCGATCTAGACCAAAAGCGGTGTGTAGTGATTTCACAGCTTTTTCTAGGTGCTGTTCTTGGATAAGTACAGAAACTTTAATCTCAGAAGTTGAGATCATTTGTAGGTTGATGTTCTCAGATGCCAGTGTGTCGAACATCTTGCTGGCAACGCCTGCGTGAGAGCGCATGCCCACACCAACTATCGATACTTTGACAACTTTATCATCGCCAACAATCTTGGTTGCGCCGATGTCGTCTTTTACTTTCTCGTTTAGGATTTTTAGGGCTTTATCATAGTCGCCACGAGGTACAGTAAAGCTAAAATCAGTCACACCGTTCTCAGAGATGTTTTGGATAATCATGTCCACTTCGATGTTAGCGGCACTGATTGGGCTTAGGATGGCAGATGCAATGCCTGGGCGGTCTGGCACGCCAAGCAATACAATTTTGGCTTCATCGCGGTTAAAGGCAATGCCTGAGATCACGGCACGTTCCATATCATCTCCTTCGTCAACGGTAATCAAAGTACCGACATTTTGTTTAAATTCATCATCAAATGCACCATCTGTACCTTCATCAAAGCTAGAAAGGACGCGCAGTGGAACATGGTATTTACCGGCAAATTCTACCGAGCGGATTTGTAGTACTTTTGAGCCAAGTGATGCCATTTCTAACATTTCTTCAAAAGTGATTTTTGAGAGCTTCTTGGCTTTCGAGGTGACACGTGGGTCGGTGGTATATACACCATCCACGTCGGTATAGATTTGGCATTCATCAGCACCGATGGCAGCGGCAATCGCAACGCCTGTCGTGTCTGAGCCGCCTCGACCCAGTGTCGTTAAGTCGTTATACTCGTTCACACCTTGGAAACCTGCCACGATCAGAACTTTACCATCGGCAAGTTCGCGTTTTATATTGTCAGCGTCAATGTGCTCAATGCGCGCCTTGGTATGTGTGGTGTCGGTCTTAATGGCAACTTGGCGACCTGTCATGGATTTGGCATCTACGCCTAGGTCTTTTAGTGCCATCGCAAGTAGGGCGATAGAGACTTGTTCGCCGGTAGCAACCATCTGATCGTATTCGCGTGGATCTGGGTCGTTGCTGATTTCTCTGGCAAGACCGATCAGTCGGTTTGTTTCACCGCTCATCGCCGATACCACAACCACAACTTGATGTCCGTGGTCATGCCAGCGCTTAACTCGGGCTGCGACATTTTTGATGCGGCTGGTGTTACCCATTGAGGTGCCGCCGTATTTTTGTACGATTAACGCCATTGTGTTTGCCTTTTAATTGCTAATAGAAAACCCAAAGGTTCTCGATAAATTGTAAAAATTATAACCCAAATCATTCTTAAAATAAACTGATAAATTCATCAAAAAAATTAATGAATCACTGTCTATTTAGTATGGTTTAATCATTCGGATGACTTTAATGTTAATGTTCTGACAATTTCAAATGATTAAAATATCGCTACAAGCTTCTGCTAGATCTGTCAGATTTTATCCAGTTCTGTCAAAATCTCAACCGCTGCACGATAAGCTTCTTGGGTGGCTGGTGCGCCACAATAAGGCAAGCTGTGCAGTAGTACTTCTTGGATTTCTTCAACACTGGCGCCATTATTGATCGCGCCGTGAATATGACCCTTGAGCTCGGTTGGTGACTTCTGAGCGATCAAAAAAGCCATCGTAACCAAGGAGCGTGTCTTTTTGTCAAGTACACCGCGCTGCCAAGTAGAACCCCAAGCGTGCTCATTGATCCAGTCTTGCAGGGGTGCGGTAAAGGGCGTAACATTGCTCATCGAACGCTCGACATGAGCGTCGCCCATCACAGCCTTACGCATGGCAATGCCATCATTGTAGGCGTTGTTACCGTTTGACATAGAACACTCCATTGATATATCAATTTAACTTAAATTTGCAATCAGTATTGATATGCCGACATCAATACTGATTAAGCTTTTGCCATTGCTCTCATCAACCAATCCAGAATGGATTATGCTAATGTATCGCTCAAATTGGCTTTCAATGCACTTAGTACAGCACCTAGCTTATCCGACTTCTCAGCACCGCCCTGAGCATAGTCTGGCTTGCCGCCGCCTTTGCCGCTGAGCTCTGCAGCCAGATGACGAATGATATCACCTGCTTTAACTTTATCTGTCAGACCCTTGGCGACACTTGCCGCTAGTGCTAGGTCGTTCGTCTCCCCCACTAGAACGATGACGGCATTATCAAGGCGTGATTTGGCAGTGTCCATCAGACCGCGAATGGCTTTACCGTCGATGCCATCAGCTTTCGTTACTAGTAGATTTACACCATTATCAAGCTTGATTGCGCTGCTAAGTAGACTGGCGGCTTGATAGCTGGCAAGTTTTTGCTCGGATTTCTCTAGCTGTTTCTCGAGTTCGCGACTGCGCTCACTTAGGCTGGTCACACGCGTTTCGATCTCGCCACGTTTTGCTTTGAAATTGGTGGCAAGATTGCCCAAAATAGATTCGCCTTGTTGAACGTAGCGAATCGCTCCCATGCCAGTTAGGGCTTCAATGCGGCGCACACCCGCAGCGATACCGCTTTCAGCAACGATCTTAAACAGACCGATATCACCAGTATGAACCACGTGCAAACCACCGCATAGCTCGATAGAAAACGGCATCTTATCAGCATTCTCGCCCATGGTGAGCACGCGCACAGTCTCGCCATATTTCTCGCCGAATAGTGCCATCGCGCCTTTTTTCATGGCTTCATCGATTGGTAGATGTTCGATTTGCACAGGACTGTTTTTTTGGATTTGTTCATTAACCATGCGCTCGATGGTCAGTAGATCTTCTTGGCTGATCGGCTTATCATGCGAGAAGTCAAAGCGCAATACCTCTGATGATACCAATGAACCTTTTTGGGCAACACCTGTGCCTAGTACAGAGCGTAATGCCGCGTGTAGTAGGTGGGTTGCTGAGTGGTTCTTGGCAGATGCACAGCGGATGTCTTCGATCACTTGAGCGTGCGCGCTTTGGTTTGGTTTGATGCTGCCCATCTTTACGGTGCCGTAGTGGATGATGGCAGTGCCTGATTTTTTGGTGTTTTGCACTTCGAACACGCCTGATTCGGTGCTGATCTCGCCAAGCTCACCCACTTGACCACCGCCTTCAGCATAAAATGGCGTGGCTGACAATACGATAACGCCTTCATCACCTTCGCCAAGTTCGCTAGCTTCTTTACCATCTTGATATAAACCGATGATTTGGCTGTCGTGCTGAGCTAGTCCATAGCCGACGAACTCGGTCCGGCTATCCACCTTGATGGCGGCGGTATAATCCACGTCGAATTTGCCTGCGTCACGCGCGCGTTCACGCTGCTCTTGCATCAATGCTTCAAAGCCGTCTTCATCAATTTTCATGTCACGCTCACGAGCAATGTCGGCGGTTAGGTCGGTTGGGAAGCCATAAGTATCGTATAATTTAAATACGGTTTCACCTGGTAATGTATCACCTGAATTAAGCTTATCAAGCTCGCCTGATAGCAGACGTAGACCTTGTGCCAGAGTTTTGGCGAATTGCTCTTCTTCTTTTAGGATGATGGCTTGAATGTGTTCTTGCTTTTCAGCCAGTTCTGGATAAGCGTCGCCCATCTCCTTGACCAGTGCAGGCACGAGCTGATAGAAGAAGTTGTCTTCTGCGCCAAGCTTATTGCCATAACGTACGGCGCGGCGAATGATGCGGCGCAGCACATAGCCACGACCTTCATTACTTGGGCGAACGCCATCAGCGATTAAGAACGACACAGCACGGATGTGATCGGCAACAACCTTAAATGACGGCTCGTAAGTATTGGGTACGCCAATCACTTTGGCAGCAGAATCCATCAGATTAACAAAAAGATCAACTTCATAGTTGCCTTGTTTGCCTTGCATGACTGAGCTGATGCGCTCAAGACCCATGCCTGTATCGACTGAAGGCTTTGGTAGTGGCTCTAGCGTACCATCTTTTTGGCGGTTGAACTGCATGAATACGCAGTTCCATACTTCGACATAGCGGTCGCCATC
Proteins encoded:
- a CDS encoding carboxymuconolactone decarboxylase family protein; this encodes MSNGNNAYNDGIAMRKAVMGDAHVERSMSNVTPFTAPLQDWINEHAWGSTWQRGVLDKKTRSLVTMAFLIAQKSPTELKGHIHGAINNGASVEEIQEVLLHSLPYCGAPATQEAYRAAVEILTELDKI
- the rpmB gene encoding 50S ribosomal protein L28 yields the protein MSRVCQVTGKRPLVGNNVSHANNKTRRRFLPNLHNHRFWVESENRFVRLRVSSKGMRIIDKHGIEKVLADLRAQGQKI
- a CDS encoding HopJ type III effector protein; protein product: MTMSISAILNGIETGALKFADVIAFIDGNYDYTPVEFSNGEVVNAAGTNEGSAKVFSLAKLHGLNQVDTLKLFTEHYQSVLDNPDGTDHTNIRNFMHYGWQGIGLQKNALTAR
- the alaS gene encoding alanine--tRNA ligase, giving the protein MTHLKKTLQLNEVRQAFVDFFKTKNHTHVDSSSLIPHNDPTLLFTNAGMNQFKDTFLGLEKRDYSRAVTSQKCVRAGGKHNDLDNVGYTARHHTFFEMLGNFSFGDYFKQDALKFAWEFLTSEDWLALPKDRLYATVYHTDDEAYDIWHKEIGLNPSHIIRIGDKGKQYESDNFWTMGDTGPCGPCSEIFYDYGEHIEGGLPGTPEEDGDRYVEVWNCVFMQFNRQKDGTLEPLPKPSVDTGMGLERISSVMQGKQGNYEVDLFVNLMDSAAKVIGVPNTYEPSFKVVADHIRAVSFLIADGVRPSNEGRGYVLRRIIRRAVRYGNKLGAEDNFFYQLVPALVKEMGDAYPELAEKQEHIQAIILKEEEQFAKTLAQGLRLLSGELDKLNSGDTLPGETVFKLYDTYGFPTDLTADIARERDMKIDEDGFEALMQEQRERARDAGKFDVDYTAAIKVDSRTEFVGYGLAQHDSQIIGLYQDGKEASELGEGDEGVIVLSATPFYAEGGGQVGELGEISTESGVFEVQNTKKSGTAIIHYGTVKMGSIKPNQSAHAQVIEDIRCASAKNHSATHLLHAALRSVLGTGVAQKGSLVSSEVLRFDFSHDKPISQEDLLTIERMVNEQIQKNSPVQIEHLPIDEAMKKGAMALFGEKYGETVRVLTMGENADKMPFSIELCGGLHVVHTGDIGLFKIVAESGIAAGVRRIEALTGMGAIRYVQQGESILGNLATNFKAKRGEIETRVTSLSERSRELEKQLEKSEQKLASYQAASLLSSAIKLDNGVNLLVTKADGIDGKAIRGLMDTAKSRLDNAVIVLVGETNDLALAASVAKGLTDKVKAGDIIRHLAAELSGKGGGKPDYAQGGAEKSDKLGAVLSALKANLSDTLA
- the dusB gene encoding tRNA dihydrouridine synthase DusB, which produces MTTHPLLTPLNIGNQTITNRLIVAPMAGVTDNPFRRLSKSFGAGHAVSEMIIADTALYARKKSLYRANFDGEIAPISAQIAGAEPDKLAEATRFQVANGAQIVDINMGCPAKKVCKKLAGSALLQDEILVRQLLETAVDAVDVPVTLKTRLGFANGQENILKIADIAEKAGIAAIAIHGRTREDFYTGEARYDLIKQVKQQVKIPVIVNGDIDSPQKAKAVYELTGADAIMIGRAAQGKPWIFRDIHHYLQTGELLASPSISELREIVLTHLEELYQFYGEYSGCRIARKHIAWYTGGLPNSNAFREAMYSKDTIAGQFAVVDEFLRNHDMA
- a CDS encoding aspartate kinase: MALIVQKYGGTSMGNTSRIKNVAARVKRWHDHGHQVVVVVSAMSGETNRLIGLAREISNDPDPREYDQMVATGEQVSIALLAMALKDLGVDAKSMTGRQVAIKTDTTHTKARIEHIDADNIKRELADGKVLIVAGFQGVNEYNDLTTLGRGGSDTTGVAIAAAIGADECQIYTDVDGVYTTDPRVTSKAKKLSKITFEEMLEMASLGSKVLQIRSVEFAGKYHVPLRVLSSFDEGTDGAFDDEFKQNVGTLITVDEGDDMERAVISGIAFNRDEAKIVLLGVPDRPGIASAILSPISAANIEVDMIIQNISENGVTDFSFTVPRGDYDKALKILNEKVKDDIGATKIVGDDKVVKVSIVGVGMRSHAGVASKMFDTLASENINLQMISTSEIKVSVLIQEQHLEKAVKSLHTAFGLDREDGESKVAGL
- the rpmG gene encoding 50S ribosomal protein L33, which encodes MRDKIKLVSTAGTGYFYTTTKNKRTMPGKMEIKKFDPKIRQHVLFKEAKIK